From one Acidobacteriota bacterium genomic stretch:
- a CDS encoding alpha/beta hydrolase produces MKYAVAAAATLLMGGCASSYPAGSAPSGWARYSQMPADTADMMTGEILYITDRAPRGGGYGVERSTSMAAGKARIEVTGMDAPAYGAFMSGESDQRPAYSANSISEIVRFPGTPLAFSIENGVLTRERPSLARYQEAGKAFQGMLSEAVASQDTGNVLLYVHGFNNTFDHGAFNLFEVWNASGRASVPVLFSWPTGGRSVWGYLGDTQDGDFAIFHLKEVIRLISAAPEVDSVTILAHSRGVSLVTDALRELMIEARGSGLSMRDTYRVENLILAAPDMDLGVMEQRLVAEAFGMGFGQINVYVNPGDNALGLSGWVFGAPRFGALTAESMSEESKAVFRGVRSVSFISVTDADRFDPHNYFRRHPGVLADIAATIRTGAHPGDPERPLEKGELNFWSIDQQYVPMLPSEPKDP; encoded by the coding sequence ATGAAGTACGCCGTTGCCGCCGCCGCAACGCTTTTGATGGGTGGCTGCGCCAGCAGCTATCCGGCAGGCAGCGCGCCATCCGGGTGGGCCCGGTATAGCCAGATGCCCGCAGACACTGCAGACATGATGACCGGCGAAATCTTGTATATCACGGACCGGGCACCTCGCGGCGGCGGATATGGCGTTGAGCGATCGACTTCCATGGCGGCTGGCAAAGCCCGCATCGAGGTGACAGGGATGGACGCGCCGGCCTATGGCGCCTTTATGTCCGGCGAGAGCGACCAGCGTCCCGCTTACTCAGCTAACTCGATCAGTGAAATCGTCCGTTTCCCCGGCACGCCGCTCGCTTTTTCGATCGAGAACGGCGTGCTTACACGTGAGCGCCCGTCCCTTGCGCGGTACCAGGAAGCCGGCAAGGCATTTCAGGGAATGCTTTCTGAGGCGGTCGCCAGCCAGGATACCGGAAACGTGCTGCTCTACGTGCATGGCTTCAACAACACATTCGACCATGGCGCTTTCAATCTCTTCGAAGTCTGGAATGCTTCCGGGCGCGCCTCAGTGCCGGTCTTGTTCAGCTGGCCAACGGGCGGACGATCGGTATGGGGCTATCTTGGCGACACCCAGGATGGGGATTTTGCGATCTTCCACCTGAAAGAAGTGATCCGCCTGATCAGCGCGGCGCCGGAAGTCGATTCTGTCACGATCCTCGCGCACAGCCGGGGCGTATCGCTGGTAACAGACGCACTCCGGGAGCTGATGATTGAAGCGCGCGGGTCAGGCCTGTCGATGCGCGACACTTACCGGGTCGAAAACCTGATCCTTGCGGCGCCGGACATGGACCTTGGCGTGATGGAGCAGCGGCTGGTCGCCGAAGCTTTTGGCATGGGGTTCGGCCAGATCAACGTCTACGTAAATCCAGGAGACAACGCACTTGGCCTGTCCGGCTGGGTCTTCGGCGCGCCTCGCTTCGGCGCCCTGACGGCCGAATCCATGTCGGAAGAATCCAAGGCTGTATTCCGGGGCGTCCGGTCCGTCTCCTTCATTTCAGTCACAGACGCCGACCGGTTCGATCCGCACAACTATTTCCGCCGCCATCCCGGCGTCCTGGCGGATATTGCCGCTACCATTCGGACCGGCGCACATCCGGGCGATCCCGAGCGTCCCCTTGAAAAAGGTGAGTTGAACTTCTGGAGCATCGACCAGCAGTATGTGCCGATGCTGCCCTCCGAGCCGAAGGACCCTTGA
- a CDS encoding crotonase/enoyl-CoA hydratase family protein: MPERVSYTWNAGISVIALNDGKANIMSPAMLDRLSDALDVAERNGGPVVLRSAVPGVFSAGFDLSVFKSGDRAALQDMVRQGAELAARLLEFPYPVIGLLEGHAYPMGAFLLLASDLRIAARSPLRIGLNEVAIGIVPPAFAIELARSRLHPAWLNRTVVLGEMFGPNDACRAGFVDIVVSPEDLEHRAFIWTHSPRL, encoded by the coding sequence ATGCCAGAGCGGGTAAGCTATACATGGAACGCTGGCATCAGCGTGATTGCGCTGAATGATGGCAAGGCAAACATCATGTCGCCGGCGATGCTGGACAGGCTCTCTGACGCGTTAGACGTCGCCGAGCGCAATGGCGGACCTGTGGTCCTGCGGTCGGCCGTCCCAGGTGTTTTTTCGGCCGGCTTTGACCTGTCGGTTTTTAAGTCGGGAGACCGCGCGGCATTACAGGACATGGTGAGACAGGGCGCCGAACTCGCCGCACGTCTGCTTGAATTTCCCTATCCGGTTATTGGGCTGCTTGAAGGCCATGCTTACCCAATGGGAGCGTTTTTATTGCTGGCTAGCGATCTCCGGATCGCAGCGAGAAGTCCCCTCCGGATCGGGCTCAACGAAGTCGCCATCGGAATCGTCCCGCCCGCCTTTGCGATCGAGCTTGCACGAAGCCGCCTTCACCCTGCCTGGCTCAATCGGACAGTCGTCCTTGGCGAAATGTTCGGACCGAATGACGCTTGCCGGGCAGGTTTCGTAGACATCGTGGTCAGCCCTGAAGACCTAGAGCATCGCGCTTTCATTTGGACGCATAGCCCGCGGCTTTGA
- a CDS encoding CRTAC1 family protein encodes MPGGPFRISFRHFWYGCGALGIGAVLALVLSSGWLGLRLFQLEWAPQGETELTFVPVALDFQNRTDLTEKTGSLPFMAGIVIDLDADGRDEIVLGGGRGQADGVFALAPDFKSMTDLPASHALDKDAHDATMGGTSTDIDSDGLPDLLLARESGVWLFRNSGGSFSRGERVFVPPDSDRTTIISISPGDINGDGHADLYLSGYIRNGDVEGETIFTRAYGGYAYLLIGDGKGAFTDATSEWGLRRQHNTFTAVFADIDRDGLADLVAAQDTGVVETWRNPGAPPLESIPNPSVYSYPMGIAAGDYNDDGHLDFYFSNVGHTLPEVLVRGDLPGSAGFNPDYMLFAGDGEGGFEDVAASMQAARLGFGWGAVTADFNLDGMEDIAIAQNYAKFGQPAVIHRYAGKVLLNIGGHHFVPVEKRTGVANRLFAITPLAADLDADGRPDLVWVNLNGPARVFLNRLPDARSVILRFDDSPSAYGAVIEAGILGRQIVRQVVPGQGLASDSSANLIIGLGEAPQIDGLRVTFSDGRVLSFDTVTAGQVLDLRRDTRP; translated from the coding sequence ATGCCAGGGGGGCCATTCAGGATCAGCTTCAGACACTTCTGGTACGGGTGCGGGGCGCTGGGCATCGGTGCGGTTCTCGCTCTTGTGCTGAGCTCCGGCTGGCTGGGACTGCGCCTCTTCCAGCTTGAATGGGCGCCTCAGGGCGAGACGGAACTCACGTTCGTGCCGGTTGCGCTTGACTTCCAGAACCGCACCGACCTGACCGAAAAAACCGGATCCCTGCCCTTCATGGCAGGCATCGTCATTGATCTGGATGCGGACGGCCGGGACGAGATCGTGCTGGGCGGCGGACGCGGCCAGGCTGACGGCGTCTTCGCGCTGGCTCCCGACTTCAAGTCAATGACAGACCTGCCCGCGAGCCATGCGCTCGACAAGGACGCGCATGATGCAACAATGGGGGGCACCTCGACAGACATTGATTCCGATGGATTGCCGGACCTGTTGCTCGCGCGCGAAAGCGGCGTCTGGTTGTTCCGCAATTCCGGGGGCTCATTTTCCCGGGGAGAGCGTGTATTTGTTCCGCCGGACAGCGACCGTACGACCATCATTTCAATAAGCCCTGGAGACATCAACGGTGACGGACACGCGGACCTCTATCTGTCGGGGTATATCCGGAATGGTGACGTCGAAGGCGAGACCATCTTTACGCGCGCGTACGGAGGATATGCCTATCTCCTGATCGGTGACGGCAAGGGCGCCTTCACGGATGCGACTTCGGAATGGGGCCTGCGCCGCCAACACAACACATTTACGGCCGTGTTTGCGGATATTGACCGAGACGGCCTCGCCGACCTCGTCGCTGCGCAGGATACGGGCGTCGTGGAAACCTGGCGCAACCCAGGCGCCCCGCCTCTTGAATCTATCCCAAATCCATCCGTGTATTCCTATCCGATGGGCATCGCGGCCGGGGACTACAACGATGACGGCCATCTCGACTTTTATTTTTCGAATGTCGGCCACACCCTGCCGGAAGTGCTGGTGAGAGGTGACCTGCCTGGATCGGCCGGGTTCAATCCCGATTACATGCTGTTTGCCGGAGATGGTGAAGGCGGGTTTGAGGATGTCGCCGCGAGCATGCAGGCAGCCCGGCTCGGCTTCGGTTGGGGCGCCGTTACCGCAGACTTCAACCTGGATGGGATGGAAGACATTGCCATCGCCCAGAACTATGCAAAGTTCGGTCAGCCCGCCGTCATTCATCGCTATGCCGGCAAGGTGCTTCTCAATATCGGGGGCCATCACTTTGTGCCGGTCGAGAAGCGAACCGGAGTCGCCAATCGGCTATTCGCGATCACGCCGCTTGCGGCCGATCTGGACGCGGATGGCCGGCCCGATCTTGTCTGGGTAAACCTGAACGGTCCTGCGCGCGTTTTCCTGAACCGGTTGCCGGACGCCAGAAGCGTAATCTTGCGCTTTGACGATTCCCCCTCCGCCTATGGCGCGGTGATCGAAGCCGGTATTTTGGGTCGTCAGATCGTTCGCCAGGTTGTTCCCGGACAAGGGCTTGCGTCGGACAGTTCCGCAAACCTGATCATCGGTCTGGGTGAGGCGCCTCAGATCGACGGCCTGCGTGTCACCTTTTCCGACGGGCGTGTGCTGTCATTCGACACGGTGACTGCCGGACAGGTTCTCGACCTTCGCAGGGATACCCGCCCGTGA
- a CDS encoding TetR/AcrR family transcriptional regulator → MAPRQRHRVPVIDAAVKLFRQQGYAATGLNDLVDSSGAPKGSLYHYFPEGKPSIAAAAVEEAGQRVVRTVETLVRKTGSTSELLREHARLLAGWMEKSGYRDGCPITTVILELAPRDRRVTEAARKAYSARQALIEGKLAEDGFSRTEAGRLAVLCISALQGSLIQARVDRSRKPIEATAGELGQLIELARLSRRT, encoded by the coding sequence ATGGCGCCAAGGCAACGCCACCGCGTGCCCGTCATTGACGCAGCGGTGAAACTTTTCCGCCAGCAGGGTTATGCTGCGACAGGTCTCAATGATCTTGTCGATTCCTCCGGCGCACCCAAGGGGTCGCTCTACCACTATTTCCCGGAGGGCAAGCCTTCGATCGCCGCAGCGGCAGTTGAGGAGGCTGGCCAGCGCGTCGTCCGTACCGTCGAGACGCTGGTGCGCAAGACCGGGTCGACCTCAGAGCTCCTTCGGGAGCACGCGCGGCTTCTTGCTGGCTGGATGGAAAAGTCTGGCTACCGGGATGGTTGCCCGATCACCACGGTCATCCTGGAGCTTGCCCCAAGGGACCGGCGGGTCACCGAAGCCGCGCGAAAGGCTTACAGTGCAAGGCAGGCCCTGATTGAAGGAAAGCTCGCTGAAGATGGATTTTCCCGCACTGAAGCCGGCCGTCTTGCGGTGCTGTGTATCTCTGCTTTGCAGGGGAGCCTCATTCAGGCCCGCGTGGATCGGAGCCGCAAACCAATTGAGGCGACCGCTGGAGAACTTGGCCAGCTTATCGAATTGGCGCGGCTCTCTCGCCGGACCTGA
- a CDS encoding DoxX family protein yields the protein MSGLTKWNGFLSFNPDKYDLFLYEFFCPEETRPGALVLCSDQAEGTYAPTTQWIVERFANMAGIMEILLPILLVFGLTSRLAAAGLLAMTLVIERLVFPDADSWWGSHVWWAAILFVLVARGPGTWSLDRLLGLDGARKA from the coding sequence ATGTCCGGCCTGACAAAGTGGAACGGGTTCCTGTCGTTCAACCCGGACAAATATGATCTGTTCCTCTACGAATTCTTCTGCCCCGAAGAGACAAGGCCCGGCGCCCTCGTCCTTTGCAGCGACCAGGCGGAAGGCACATATGCACCGACGACCCAGTGGATCGTCGAGCGCTTTGCAAACATGGCGGGGATCATGGAGATCCTTTTACCTATCCTGCTGGTATTCGGGCTCACATCGCGCCTTGCTGCAGCCGGCCTTCTGGCCATGACGTTGGTCATCGAGCGTCTGGTATTTCCGGACGCTGACAGCTGGTGGGGCAGCCATGTGTGGTGGGCGGCCATCCTGTTTGTTCTCGTGGCCCGCGGCCCCGGCACCTGGTCGCTTGACCGACTGCTCGGTCTAGACGGCGCCCGGAAGGCCTGA
- a CDS encoding IS630 family transposase: MAEAYSKDLRRRVVAFVERGNSRQAAARQFGVSPSFAVKLLKLWQETGSVTPRPVGGRRHAKLAPYLDFLIGEVEAQPDVTMPELARRLASEHGVTAAPASLSRVLCQAGFTDKKALLAAEQERADVKAARADWKHYRQPAMQAEPGRLVFIDETSVKTNMCRLRGRSLCGKRLKATAPFGKWGTQTFIAGLRCGELTAPWVVEGAMNRSAFEVYIETQLAPTLSPGDVVILDNLSVHYSQRAEDALAERGAWFLYLPKYSPDLNPIEMAFSKLKAHLRAAAARTFEDLNDAIGDICKLFTPAECWNFFKAAGYASK; this comes from the coding sequence ATGGCTGAGGCATATTCGAAGGATCTTCGTCGCCGAGTGGTGGCGTTTGTTGAGCGGGGCAACTCACGGCAGGCCGCGGCACGTCAGTTTGGGGTAAGCCCCAGCTTTGCGGTGAAGCTGCTGAAGTTGTGGCAGGAGACGGGGAGCGTCACGCCTCGCCCTGTGGGTGGCCGGCGGCACGCCAAGCTGGCGCCATATCTGGATTTCTTGATTGGCGAGGTTGAGGCGCAGCCGGACGTGACGATGCCGGAATTGGCGCGCCGGCTGGCGTCGGAGCACGGGGTGACGGCGGCACCGGCATCGCTCTCCCGGGTGCTCTGCCAGGCCGGGTTCACAGATAAAAAAGCGCTTCTGGCAGCGGAGCAAGAACGCGCTGATGTGAAAGCCGCCCGGGCGGACTGGAAGCACTACCGTCAGCCCGCGATGCAGGCCGAACCCGGTCGTCTGGTCTTCATCGACGAAACATCCGTGAAGACTAACATGTGCCGTCTTCGCGGACGGTCTCTGTGCGGGAAGCGTCTGAAAGCAACGGCGCCATTCGGGAAATGGGGTACACAGACGTTCATTGCAGGCCTGCGCTGTGGTGAACTCACGGCGCCCTGGGTCGTCGAAGGCGCCATGAACCGGTCTGCGTTCGAAGTTTACATCGAGACCCAGCTCGCCCCGACACTCTCACCCGGCGATGTCGTCATCCTCGACAATCTCAGCGTCCACTACAGCCAGCGCGCCGAAGACGCCCTCGCTGAACGTGGCGCGTGGTTCCTCTACCTGCCGAAATACTCTCCCGACCTCAACCCGATCGAGATGGCTTTCTCAAAGCTGAAAGCCCATCTCCGCGCCGCCGCCGCCCGAACCTTTGAGGACCTCAATGACGCCATCGGTGATATCTGCAAGCTCTTCACACCAGCCGAATGCTGGAACTTCTTCAAAGCCGCGGGCTATGCGTCCAAATGA